The Halobacteriovoraceae bacterium genome includes a region encoding these proteins:
- a CDS encoding dihydroorotase, translating into MELDIIINNGTCVLPDGETKCSVGIKKGKIIFITEDELPHTAKKIIDATGLHVLPGVIDSQVHFREPGATHKEDLETGSKSAVLGGVTTFLEMPNTKPPTTTEGEIAYKVEKAIGRSYSNFGFFIGATENNLNELKKASNYIGCCGIKIFLGSSTGSLLLYDDQKLLEIFENTSLPIAVHSENEQRLQERIDILKNSSNVADHPVWRDVETALSSTKKIIELAKKSGRKIHILHISSADEIKFLKENKDFCTVEVTPQHLTLTAPDCYEQLGTFAQMNPPIRTSEHRDALWEGLKEGTVDVLGSDHAPHTIQEKQMGYPMSPSGMPGVQTILPLMLNFVNEGKISLKKVVELLSENPASLYSLQGKGIIHEGYDADITIVDMNKEVVLSDELMASKSGWTPFKGKKVKGYPTHTIVGGQVAMENGVIVSSPHGRPIKRSEE; encoded by the coding sequence ATGGAACTTGATATTATTATTAACAATGGTACATGTGTTTTACCAGATGGTGAGACCAAATGTTCTGTAGGTATTAAGAAGGGAAAAATAATCTTTATTACGGAAGATGAACTCCCCCATACAGCAAAAAAGATTATCGATGCGACAGGACTTCATGTTTTGCCTGGCGTTATAGATTCTCAAGTCCATTTTAGAGAACCAGGGGCCACTCACAAAGAAGATTTAGAAACGGGTTCAAAAAGTGCTGTATTAGGGGGAGTGACTACATTTCTAGAAATGCCAAATACGAAACCTCCAACAACAACTGAAGGTGAAATTGCTTATAAGGTTGAAAAAGCAATTGGTCGCTCTTATTCAAATTTCGGTTTTTTCATCGGGGCCACAGAGAATAATCTAAATGAACTCAAAAAAGCGTCTAACTATATCGGATGCTGTGGAATTAAAATTTTTTTAGGAAGTTCTACTGGTTCACTTCTTCTATATGATGATCAGAAACTTCTTGAAATTTTTGAAAATACGAGCTTACCGATTGCCGTTCATTCTGAAAATGAGCAGAGATTACAGGAAAGAATTGATATTCTTAAAAATTCTAGCAATGTGGCCGATCATCCAGTATGGAGAGATGTGGAAACAGCGCTAAGTTCTACAAAAAAAATCATTGAGCTTGCAAAAAAATCTGGCAGAAAAATTCATATCCTTCACATAAGTTCGGCCGATGAAATCAAATTTCTAAAGGAAAATAAAGATTTTTGTACGGTTGAAGTGACTCCTCAACATCTCACTCTAACCGCTCCTGATTGTTATGAACAGCTAGGAACTTTTGCTCAGATGAATCCGCCTATCAGAACATCTGAACATCGAGATGCCCTATGGGAGGGATTGAAAGAAGGTACTGTAGACGTGCTTGGATCTGATCATGCACCACATACTATCCAAGAAAAGCAAATGGGTTATCCGATGTCTCCATCAGGTATGCCTGGGGTTCAAACTATACTTCCTCTTATGCTTAATTTTGTAAATGAAGGGAAAATATCATTAAAAAAAGTTGTTGAGTTATTAAGTGAAAATCCTGCAAGCCTCTATTCGTTACAAGGAAAGGGAATAATTCATGAAGGATATGATGCAGATATAACAATTGTCGATATGAACAAAGAAGTTGTGCTTTCAGATGAACTGATGGCCTCTAAATCTGGTTGGACGCCCTTTAAAGGAAAAAAAGTGAAAGGTTACCCAACACATACAATTGTTGGAGGGCAAGTCGCTATGGAAAATGGAGTGATTGTCAGTTCCCCCCATGGAAGGCCAATAAAAAGGAGTGAAGAATGA